The sequence TCAAATTGTTTCTCCCTAAATCCGTTGAAGTTTAACCTTCTTATTATACAAAATCACTTATAGCGAGTGGTACACAAGCCTCGCATGGGTTTATAGTTTACCTTGTAATTCCAGAAGGATGTAAAGACGAAATACATCTCGATAAATATGCTGCCAAATGGTAGCAGACCACCCATCAAGGAGATTACAGATGGTGTCAAGTACCATTTTTTCACAGGTATAGGGCGAGGAATGGTCTTGACACGGCATGGATTGTTTGGAGCACCACTGCAGTTTCTTCCAACAACTGTACCCAGAAGAGCCAAGGGGAAGGAAATGAATGCCCATATGACAAAGACAACCACCATTGTGCCAAAGGGAATTGCTGCTAGAGACCCATAAAATATAGCGATTGTGTTCAGAACAAAACCAATTCCAAAGCACATAAATGGAAAGAGCGATGCTGTCAGAATCATCGACTTGATCCAGCTTTTCCCTGCAATAAGAAGAAAAACAGTATGACTATTGCACTTGATAAAAGGAAGCAAGAGAAAAAGTGTGCTGTCATTCCAAAGTTTTGCCGATCAAACTGAACACAGAAATTTTCACAGTGGCAGGTACCCCAAAACTAGAGCCACTAGCAATATGTCCCACATTACACATCAATAAATGATAAGACAAAAGATCCCAGCTTGAACTACCTCCTTAGATGAAATAGAAGTGCCAAAAGGAAGAGGGGGAAAAGGGGTCCAATAAAATATTAGTCCTTTATAAGGATAGATATAGATAAGAAAAGAAACATACCACCATTCCGTGAGTACATTGCACCACTAACATAGCCCgaaatgaatgatgtcaaagcaTAACATACAATAAAAGTTGTAACAATGGATCCTCTCCTGAAAAGGATGCACACATACTATTAAAACTAAATATATTACAAAGTAGCAAGAAAACATGGTACTTAAACAAATCCTAATAGCATCCAGTAATTTCATGCAATCCTAACCATGAAACTTGAAAACCAGACAGATCCATCACGAATTGCCTCTATACTCTATTCCTAAATAGATAGCCAACAACTACAGTTCAAAGGTATCAATCAAGGATCCGACATACCCAACATACAACATCCCCACAATTGCCAACAGTATGACAAGGAGGACAAGCAATGCCAGTTGTGCCCCAGTACCAACAAGAGCAGAAAGTAACACTAGGTTAAGGGGAGTCCGAAACACATCTCCATGAACAAGTTTCCAACCAGACTCTTCACTCACATCTCTTTCCTGAgacaaaaaaacataatgatTAAGAAAAGCAGCCTCAAAGttgcaattatttttttaaacgaTATGGATAAGCCACGAACTTGAATACTATCTAAACAGAATATTGTTTAAAGCACAATGTTGTTACCAGAGTCTCCAGGTCATCATCTTCCCGAGCATATTTGGCATAATCATTCCTTAACGTCCGCATCAATATCATAGACACCAGACCAGTAAGAAAGATGACCATCATGAAGGAATTAAAGATGGAAAACCAATGAATCTGCACAGTGCATGATACAATTACAAACAAcacatagaaaaaaaaattgaatctcaTAGGGCTAATTAAATGTAAATCATTGGAGcaaatgaataaaattaagaaaacaacgTTATCCAAGTAATCTCCACCTGATGCTCAAAAAATGGGTAATCCAAGTAAACTTCAAAGCGACGAGCAAAACTAATATTGGTTGGCTCCCATTTGACAGAATATGTCATGTCCAAGGTTCTCCCAGCCTCCAAAGGCTTTGGGCCCTCTTGAGAGATATTGACATGAATGATCTGCAAAAACCAAAACATGGGAAAGATGAGCATGTAGACTTATCCACCAAATTTGGATGAGATGATCAAATCACAAACCTGGTCCTTATTGTATTTGATATGTATGTTCTTATGTGTGTAAAGTACGTGCTTATTATCACTGTTTCTGTCAGGATGTTGCTCACCAACAAAACCTATAACACAGACAAATCACAAATGATACcgccttttttttttcattttagacAAGAAAAATTAAGGCAGAAAGAGTACATACCCCACATCGGTAGATCATCTGAAAAACATTCAACAACCCGGAAACAGAAGAAGGTAAAGGTcaagacaaaaaataatagaatacaAACAAAAGAATTCAAATAAAGCAACAGAAGGTAGAACATCTGAAAATGGAAAAGGCGAAAAAAAGTTAAGCCCTGAATCAGAATTAGGTTTAAATCAACACGGCCAAATCAAAATAAGGTCAGTCGGAATATggaaattaaacaataaataagagtgtacattttagaaaataacataaacaactTCCAAAGATATCTTCAATAAGATAATATTAATCAGCATTGCAAGAGTAGGTCTCTGACAAACAAAATGCACTCAATGTTTTTGCAGGGGTTCTGTTCTGcttatcataaaaatatacCAGAGAATAAATTTTGTAACATACCAATGAAGAATTCAAACCAATAATTGTTTTCAATAGCATCCTTAAATTGCTTGACCTTCGCTTCATCAAGCTCAAGCTCACAAATGCTACCCTTGTCAACGTTTTCTATGAAACACAAAGAGTCCATGTAAACCTCAAATCAAACAAGAATAATGAGTAGCAACACTGAAGGAGATCCACATACTTTGGAACTTTATGTCAATCTGACTATCAATAAGCTCGTTTCCACCCAAAACTTCACCAAGGCCACCCCATTTGTGAGAACCAGATGCATGACAAAACGGAAGGCTGTAATAGTTGTATGTTTCCTGTGGGTTATTGTAGGGCCCAACTTTATTTACCCATAAGGTTACTGGGTCATCTGATTGATACTGTTGAACAAAACATAGAAGTCAGAAATATTTTTGTTGCATAAACGAAGTCCTGGGTAAGAAACAAAACCACAAGCATATTGCAGTAATACATCCACTTAATTATGCATATTTTAATACTTCCCAAAAATTCACAGGAAACAAACGTGAgattaaatattttctcctcTCTAATAGATTTTTTTAGTTCCATATTTTGCAGAAGTGAACAAAATAAAGATCAAAGAAGCAGACAAACTTGCATTTTTTATATACAAGCAAAAAGAAAGGAATAGGGTTAACATTTTAACCAAACACCACCAGGCAGGCACAAACGAGAAAAGATGCCCTTAACCACATCGGTCCATTAAGTATCACTAAGTGCTAGATCTCATTAGAGTGGAAGAAATACTCCTCCATAGAAAATCCTAGACCCTCACCCTCGAAAAAAGGAACAAGTATATCCTTCTCAAACCTCTAGCTCCTTGATTTGAATGAGGTAAGATCAATTATATCTAAATCAACACACTTTTTgaaaaaggaagaagatgatCTAGAGCAGAACTCCAG comes from Solanum pennellii chromosome 1, SPENNV200 and encodes:
- the LOC107007338 gene encoding transmembrane 9 superfamily member 1-like, translated to MMRSTVPSLTLLSFLAALLLVSPALASESDHKYQSDDPVTLWVNKVGPYNNPQETYNYYSLPFCHASGSHKWGGLGEVLGGNELIDSQIDIKFQKNVDKGSICELELDEAKVKQFKDAIENNYWFEFFIDDLPMWGFVGEQHPDRNSDNKHVLYTHKNIHIKYNKDQIIHVNISQEGPKPLEAGRTLDMTYSVKWEPTNISFARRFEVYLDYPFFEHQIHWFSIFNSFMMVIFLTGLVSMILMRTLRNDYAKYAREDDDLETLERDVSEESGWKLVHGDVFRTPLNLVLLSALVGTGAQLALLVLLVILLAIVGMLYVGRGSIVTTFIVCYALTSFISGYVSGAMYSRNGGKSWIKSMILTASLFPFMCFGIGFVLNTIAIFYGSLAAIPFGTMVVVFVIWAFISFPLALLGTVVGRNCSGAPNNPCRVKTIPRPIPVKKWYLTPSVISLMGGLLPFGSIFIEMYFVFTSFWNYKVYYVYGFMLLVFLILIVVTVCVTIVGTYFLLNAENYHWQWTSFFSAFSTAVYVYLYSVYYYYVKTKMSGFFQTSFYFGYTMMFCLGLGILCGAVGFLGSHLFVRRIYRNIKCD